CCCACCTGGACTTTCTTCCCGAAGGAAAAGAGGTCCGGCTCCACGCCTAAGCCTTCAAACGCCCACATGGTGCCGGTCAGGCCCAGGCCGGTTTGCACCTCGTCGAAGATCAGGAGAAAGTCGTGCTGGTCTGCAAGCTTTCGCAAAGCTTTTAAGAACTCAGGCCGGAAGTGGTTGTCCCCGCCTTCCGCTTGAATGGGCTCGATGATGAGGCAGGCGATGTCGTCCCCGTACTGGGCCACCGCCTTTTCAATTTCGGCCAGGGCCCGGGCTTCTGCCGCTTCCACCTCGGCCAGATGTTCGGACAGGGGGAAGACGATTTTGGGGTTGGAGATCCGCGGCCAATCGAACTTGGGGAAGTAAGCGGTTTTCCGGGGATCGGCAGTGTTGGTGAGGGAAAGGGTGTACCCGGAACGGCCGTGGAACGCTTGGCGGAAGTGCAGCACTTTGGTACCCACCGTCTCTGGAAGTCCTTTGGCCATGTTCTTGCGGATCTTCCAGTCGAAGGCTGCCTTGAGGGCGTTTTCCACGGCCAGCGCCCCCCCTTCGATGAAGAACAAGTGGGAGCGGTGGGAAGGGGGAACGGCCACCTCGGCAAAGGTAGCCACGAACTCGGCGAAGAAGCGGGTGTAGACGTCGGAGTTGGCAGGCTTGTGCAACGCCGCCAAAAGCAGCCGCTCGCGAAACTCGGGATCGGCAAGCCCGGGGTGGTTCCAGCCTAACGCCTGGGAGGCAAAGTTGGAGAAGAAGTCCAGGTAGGTTTTGTTTTCCCTCTCGTCTACCAGGTACGAACCTCGCGAGCGCTCCAGGTCCGGCACAATGTGGAAACCGTCCACCAGCATGTGGGAACGGAGCACATCGTGGACCTGCGAAGCGTTGAGTCGGATGGCTTTGGTGGCTGTGGCCATGGGAACCCTCCCTACAACGAGAAGCTTTTGCTAGCTTCCCCTTAAAAAGCTTGGATCCGCCGCAAAACCTTGTTACGTCACTTACGACGAGCCGCGGCGGAGCGGCACGAAGACCATGGTGAGATCCCGCCCACCGTCGGCCATGGAGGCGTCCTTTTCCACCTTGGCCACGTCGGCCAAGGCTTCCCGCACCCGTTCCAGCACCTCGTAGCCGTTCTCCAAGCGCCGCATTTCCCGCCGCCGAAACATGATGGTGACCTTCACGTGCTTGCCCTCGGCGAGGAAGCGCTTGACCATGTTGAGCTTGGTTTGAAAGTCGTGATCCGCCACCCCGGGCCGAAACTTCACTTCCTTGACCTCGATTTGGTGCTCCTTCTTGCGCGCTTCCCGGGCTTTCTTTTCCTGCTCGTAGCGGTACTTGCCCCAGTCCATGATTTTGCACACGATGGGGCGAGCGGTAGGCGCAACTTCAACCAAATCAAGTCCCCTCTGGCGGGCCAACTCGAGGGCATGCTCGATGGGGACGATACCCACCTGGGTACCGTCAGCATCGATGAGGCGCACCGGCGAAAGCCGGATCATTTCGTTAATCCTTACCCGATCTCGATCGTCTGCGATGTTTCCCTCCTCGTGGAACCTGGCTTAGCCCAGAGCTCCACCTCCTGCCCTGCAGGACAGAGGCATTATAGCAAGCGGCAATAAAAGCTCTAGCCCTGCACCAGGCGGCGGTGCTCCACCATCATGCAGCGGTCCATCACCACCGCCAGGCCGGCAGTCCGAGCTTTGTCGGCGGCGGCGTTGTGCGCCAGACCCTTTTGCATCCAAACCGCTTTGGCACCGCGGGCAATGGCCTGATCCACGATTTCCGGGATGAACTCGGGACGGCGGAAGATGTCCACCACATCAACCTTGATGTCTTTCGGGATGTCGCTCAGGGTGGGGTAGGCCCGCTCGCCCAGCACCTCCCGGACGTTGGGGTTGACGGGGATGATGCGGTAGCCCTGGGCCTTGAGGTACGCAGCTACCTGGTACGACTCGCGCTCGGGGTTGTCGGAAAGCCCCACCACCGCCACGGTCTTGGCCTCCTCGAGGATCGCCTTGATTTCCTCGTCGCTGGCGTTGGCCAACGGAAACTCGCAGAACTCGGTACTCATGAGGTGTTCCTCCCCACTTGGGCATGATAGCTCACCATCAATAACTTTATGGTTCTAAGCATGGTTGACAGTATCGGCAACAGGGATTATACTTTTTTGTGACAGCTGGGGGGTAAACCCCCTAATCTGCGGGAGGTGCTTGTGAACGGGAAAACAAGGTTTAAAGCCTGGATGGCCGCGGTGGTGCCGGTGCTAGCCGTGGCGGTGGGTTTGGTTTGGGCTGCCGACAAGGCTCCGGACGGGAAGACCCTGTTCCGCGAGTACTGCAAGCCCTGTCATGGGCCCGATTCACCCAACGGTGAGGTCACGCCCATGACCCTCATCCAGGACCAGTGGGAGCGCTTCTTCAAGGAAAAGCTGGTGCCCTCGCACGGCAACCTGGACGATCCCAAGGGAAGCGGGAAGAAGCTCCTGGAGGTGTTGACGCCGGAGCTTCTGGAAAAAATCAAGAAGTTCGCTTTGGAACACGCTGCGGATTCCGAACACCCCATGACTTGTGGCTAAGAAAGGAGGCCCAAACATGAAACGTGTTTTTGCATCGTTCCTGCTCCTGGTTGCTCCGCTTGCCGTCTTTGGCCAGCAGAGCAGCCAAGACGAAGCGGAAAAGCTACGGCAGCAACTGAAGGAAATCGAAAAGCGCTTGCAAAAGGTGGAAAAGCAGGCGGCCCAGGACCGTATTCGGTTCGGTGGCGACTACCGCTTTGAGGCCCATTCCATTGCTGCCACGATCCCCGACTATTACGACGGCATGGCCCTGCAAGCGGGGTTGGTGAACACCATGTTCTACTACGGGGCGACGGGTCAGCTCCCCACCTCGCCGGCGGCGGTGCAGCAGTTCATCGCTTCGCACTACGGCGACTACCTGTACTTCACCAACTCGCTAACGTTTGACCAGCTGAAGAGCGCCATGGCTTCTTTCCCGCCGCAAATGCAGCAGCAGCTCATGATGATGCTACTCCCCGGTGCGTACCGGCACGGGTACGATGCCGACAACAGCCTCATGTACACCAACCGCCTGCGCCTCACCATGGATGCGGATGTGGCGGAAAACGTCACGTTTTCCGGCCGGCTCGCCATGTACAAGACCTGGGGGGACTCCACCGCGGTTCAGGTGTTCAACGGCCAAGCCAACAGCTTCAGCATTGACGGCAACACCGTAGGCGTGCCCAACTCCGACATCCTGCGCGTGGAGCGTGCCTACTTCACCTGGAACAACATTGCCGGTTTGCCGCTTTACCTGTCCATCGGTCGTAGGCCTTCCACCGGTGGTCCGCCCATGAACCTGCGCAAGGGCGAGCTGCGGGGCGGCACGCCCATGGGCTCCCTCATTGACTTTCAGTTCGACGGCATCACCGTTGGCTACCATTTGGGTGAGCACTCCACCTTGCGGTTCTGCTACGGCCGCGGGTATGAGTCCGGCTTTGGCAACGGCGAGGTTTTGAAGCAGCCCGCCGACCGGCTTGAAGACGCCGACTTTTTCGGCATCAACTGGGACGTTTACAGCGACGACAACACCCTGCTGCAAACCACGGTGGCCCGGGCGTTCAACATCACCGACGGCTTTAACGGCCTCATCGTGCTGCCGGCCAACCCGCTTACCGGGCAACCGGTGAATGCGCCGGTGGTGATGCGGTTTACGCCTTCCGCCAACCTCGGCGATATGGACATTGCTGGCGTTCTCCTGAAGCGCAAGGACGGACCCTTCGATTGGTTCCTCAACGTCAACTACGTGAAGAGCCACCCTGACCCGGTGACCACCCCCTTTGGTGGTTTGTTCAGCGATCCCTTTGAGGTTCCCAAGTCCCATTCGGGATCCATGTGGTACCTGGGGGGCCGCTACACCTTCAACAACGACCACACCATGGTGGGGTTGGAGTACAACCACGGCTCCAAGTACTGGTTCAACTTCACGCCGGCCCAGGACGACATCTTTGCCCCCAAGACCGCAGCTCGGGGCGATGTGGCCGAGGCTTACCTCATTCACCAGCTGGCCAAGCGCTTCTTCGTGCGGCTGGGAGTCATCAACTACCAGTACGACTATTCGGGCTCCAGCTGGCATCTGGGAGCCCCCAAGAAGCTGGATTCCAAGCCGATTCTGGGCTTCCCGACCTACGACGACGCCACGGTGGTCACGCTTTCTATGACCGCCCGGTTCTAACGTGATTTTGGGGGCCAGCGTGCGCTGGCCCCCAACTCTTTTCAAAAGGGGGGAGAAATGAGGTTTCAAAGAGGAGTGATTTGGGCCATGCTCTTGGCTGCGCCACTTGCCGCCAAAGAGTACAGCCACCAGAAGTACTTCGAGCACTACGAAGGAACCAAGACCTGTTTGAGCTGCCACGAAAAGGAAGCCAAGAGCTTCTTCCGCTCGCAGCACTACCAATGGCGCGGGCAAACCCCTAACCTGGTGAACGCCCGCGGTCAACGGTTGGGGAAGATCAACACCATTAACGACTTTTGCACCAACCCCAGGGCTTCCTGGATTGGTGTGGTGAAGAACTCCCGGGGCGAGGCGATTTCTGAAGGTTGCTCCAAGTGCCACGCCGGCCTTGGGCTCATGCCCTCCGAACAGGAAACCCCGGAGCAACTGGCCAACATTGACTGCTTGATTTGCCATGCCCAGGGCTACCAGCGGGATCTGTACCCCGACGGTCAGGGGGGCTGGGTTTGGAAGCCCGTCCTCTGGAAAAACCAGGAGGGGCTGGATGCGGTGGCCAAGCGCATTGGCATGCCCACCCGCAATACCTGCTTGCGCTGCCACGCCGGCTCCGGTGGTGGCCCCAACTTCAAGCGCGGGGACTTGGAGTACGCCCTTGCTGACACCACCCGGGACTTCGATGTGCACATGGGCACCGACGGCGCCAACCTCCAGTGCATTGACTGCCACAAGGGCGAGGACCACCGGGTGCGCGGGCGGGGGAGCGACCTCTCCGGTACCGACTTTCCGGCCAAGCCGCTTTCCTGTGACGATGGTACCTGCCACGATTCCCGTCCCCATCCGGCGGAGGTCTTAAACCTCCACGCCCAACGGGTGGCTTGCCCCACCTGCCACATTCCTACCTTTGCCAAGGCCGATGCCACCGACATGGTGCGCGATTGGTCCAAGCCGGCATACAACCAGGAAGCCGACAAGTGGTCAGCAACGATCGAGTTCGCCAAGGACGTGAAGCCCGTGTACGCCTGGTTTAACGGCACCACCTGGGCGCAGCTCCCCGGTGAGCCGGTGAAGCTGCAGCCTGACGGTACGGTGGGCATGATGTTGCCGCAGGGCAGCCGGAAGGACCCCAAGGCGCGCATTTACCCGTTCAAGCTGCACCGTGGTGTGATGCCGGTGCTGGAAGGCAAGAACTACATCCTGCCCATTGCCGTGGAGGAGTTCTTTGCCGAAGGGGAGATCCACAAGGCCATCCAGCACGCCGCCGAAGAGATGTACGGCGTCAAGGACGCCCGTTACGGTTGGGTCAAGACCAAGCGGTACATGGGTATTTACCACGAGGTTGTGCCTAAGGAAAAGGCCTTAACCTGCTTGGATTGCCACGGTCCCAACGGCCGGCTGGACTGGAAGGCGCTGGGTTACGGTGCCGATCCCATCCTCCAGCGCTGGGCCAAGACCGGCAAATAATCAAGAAAACGCAACCGCAACAAACCCAGGGGCGACCGGCCGGTCGCCCCTATTCGTTTTCGATAAGCGTGACCCCGGCCTGGCGCAAGCGCTCCAGGGTCTTTTCCGTGTGCCCGGGGGGAGCCCCCACCGCCCGACAGGCGGGGAGAAACACCCTGGCGCCAAAGCCCAGCTCCACCGCGTCCAGGGCTGTGGCGGCCACGCAGTAATCGGTGGCCAGCCCCACCACGGTAACGGCGGTAACCCCCAGCTCCCGGAGGAAGCCGGCCAGCCCCGTAACGCGGTCCTTGCGGTTGTCCCGGAAGGCGGAGTAGGAGTCCACCCGGGGATCGGTGCCCTTGCGGATGATCATGCGGAAGAAACGGGTCTCCAAGCCCGGGTGGAAATCCGCTCCCCAGCTGCCGGCCACGCAGTGGTCAGGCCAAAGCACCTGCGGCTGGCCCTCTACCTCCACCACGTCCAGCACCTGCTTGCCCGGGTGGTTGGAGGCAAAGGACACGTGATCCTCGGGGTGCCAGTCCTGGCTTGCCACCACCACGGGAAAGCGGGTACACAGGCGGTTGATCACCGGCACCACCTCGTCCCCGTGGGGCACCGGCAAGGCGCCTCCTGGGCAAAAGTCGTTTTGCACGTCCACCACCAGCAGGGCTTCCATGGCTTCCTCACCGCTTG
This region of Thermoanaerobaculum aquaticum genomic DNA includes:
- a CDS encoding CoA-binding protein — its product is MSTEFCEFPLANASDEEIKAILEEAKTVAVVGLSDNPERESYQVAAYLKAQGYRIIPVNPNVREVLGERAYPTLSDIPKDIKVDVVDIFRRPEFIPEIVDQAIARGAKAVWMQKGLAHNAAADKARTAGLAVVMDRCMMVEHRRLVQG
- a CDS encoding cytochrome c, with product MNGKTRFKAWMAAVVPVLAVAVGLVWAADKAPDGKTLFREYCKPCHGPDSPNGEVTPMTLIQDQWERFFKEKLVPSHGNLDDPKGSGKKLLEVLTPELLEKIKKFALEHAADSEHPMTCG
- the pncA gene encoding bifunctional nicotinamidase/pyrazinamidase translates to MEALLVVDVQNDFCPGGALPVPHGDEVVPVINRLCTRFPVVVASQDWHPEDHVSFASNHPGKQVLDVVEVEGQPQVLWPDHCVAGSWGADFHPGLETRFFRMIIRKGTDPRVDSYSAFRDNRKDRVTGLAGFLRELGVTAVTVVGLATDYCVAATALDAVELGFGARVFLPACRAVGAPPGHTEKTLERLRQAGVTLIENE
- a CDS encoding DUF3373 family protein, translating into MKRVFASFLLLVAPLAVFGQQSSQDEAEKLRQQLKEIEKRLQKVEKQAAQDRIRFGGDYRFEAHSIAATIPDYYDGMALQAGLVNTMFYYGATGQLPTSPAAVQQFIASHYGDYLYFTNSLTFDQLKSAMASFPPQMQQQLMMMLLPGAYRHGYDADNSLMYTNRLRLTMDADVAENVTFSGRLAMYKTWGDSTAVQVFNGQANSFSIDGNTVGVPNSDILRVERAYFTWNNIAGLPLYLSIGRRPSTGGPPMNLRKGELRGGTPMGSLIDFQFDGITVGYHLGEHSTLRFCYGRGYESGFGNGEVLKQPADRLEDADFFGINWDVYSDDNTLLQTTVARAFNITDGFNGLIVLPANPLTGQPVNAPVVMRFTPSANLGDMDIAGVLLKRKDGPFDWFLNVNYVKSHPDPVTTPFGGLFSDPFEVPKSHSGSMWYLGGRYTFNNDHTMVGLEYNHGSKYWFNFTPAQDDIFAPKTAARGDVAEAYLIHQLAKRFFVRLGVINYQYDYSGSSWHLGAPKKLDSKPILGFPTYDDATVVTLSMTARF
- the lat gene encoding L-lysine 6-transaminase, translated to MATATKAIRLNASQVHDVLRSHMLVDGFHIVPDLERSRGSYLVDERENKTYLDFFSNFASQALGWNHPGLADPEFRERLLLAALHKPANSDVYTRFFAEFVATFAEVAVPPSHRSHLFFIEGGALAVENALKAAFDWKIRKNMAKGLPETVGTKVLHFRQAFHGRSGYTLSLTNTADPRKTAYFPKFDWPRISNPKIVFPLSEHLAEVEAAEARALAEIEKAVAQYGDDIACLIIEPIQAEGGDNHFRPEFLKALRKLADQHDFLLIFDEVQTGLGLTGTMWAFEGLGVEPDLFSFGKKVQVGGFAANRRIDEVPDNVFRVSSRINSTWGGNLTDMVRSTRILEIIAEENLVENARRVGAQLLAGLHQLEREFPQLLSQVRGRGLMIAFDLPNPETRKKAVEACRAEGLLLLPCGEKSIRLRPFLDLTPEDAQKGLALLANALRRLG
- the infC gene encoding translation initiation factor IF-3, with amino-acid sequence MADDRDRVRINEMIRLSPVRLIDADGTQVGIVPIEHALELARQRGLDLVEVAPTARPIVCKIMDWGKYRYEQEKKAREARKKEHQIEVKEVKFRPGVADHDFQTKLNMVKRFLAEGKHVKVTIMFRRREMRRLENGYEVLERVREALADVAKVEKDASMADGGRDLTMVFVPLRRGSS